The Mycolicibacterium aichiense region AGCGCTGACGGTGCTGGGGGAGAGCGCCCCGTTGCCGTTCCAGCTCGACGAGCAGCCCGGCGAGGAAGCCCGACTCAAATACCGTTACCTCGACATGCGCAGGCAGGGCGGTCCCGGTGACGCAATCCGGTTGCGCTCCAAGGTCAATGCGGCGGCGCGTTCGGTGCTGGCCGCCCACGACTTCGTCGAGATCGAGACGCCGACGCTGACCCGGTCGACGCCGGAGGGGGCGCGCGACTTCCTGGTGCCGGCCCGGCTGCAGCCCGGTTCGTTCTACGCGCTGCCGCAGAGCCCGCAGCTGTTCAAGCAGCTGCTGATGGTCGCGGGTATGGAGCGCTACTACCAGATCGCACGGTGCTACCGCGACGAGGATTTCCGCGCCGATCGCCAGCCGGAATTCACCCAGCTCGACATGGAGATGAGCTTCGTCGACGCCGACGACGTCATCGCGGTCTCCGAAGAAGTGCTGCGGGCCGTGTGGTCCACGATCGGCTACGACCTCCCGACGCCGATCCCGCGGATGTGTTACGACGAGGCGATGGGCCGATTCGGTACCGACAAGCCCGATCTGCGGTTCGCCGTCGAACTCGTCGAGTGCACCGAGTACTTCAAGGACACGCCGTTCCGGGTGTTCCAGGCGCCCTACGTCGGTGCCGTGGTCATGGCCGGCGGTGCGTCGCAGCCGCGCCGCACCCTGGACGGCTGGCAGGAATTCGCCAAGCAGCGCGGGCACAAGGGCTTGGCGTATGTCCTGATCGGCGAGGACGGTGAGCTGAGCGGCCCGGTCGCCAAGAACCTGTCCGACACCGAACGCGAAGGGCTGGCCGCTCACGTCGGCGCCGCACCGGGCGATTGCGTGTTCTTCGCGGCCGGGACGCCCAAGGGTGCGCGTGCCCTGCTCGGGGCGACGCGCATCGAGATCGCCAAGCGGCTGGACCTCATCGACCCGAACGCCTGGGCCTTCACCTGGATCGTGAAGTGGCCGCTGTTCGAACCGGCCGACGATGCGACCGCGGCCGGCGACGTCGCGGTGGGCTCGGGCAACTGGACCGCGGTGCACCATGCGTTCACCTCGCCGATGCCGGAGTCGGAGGCGACATTCGACACCGATCCGGGGTCGGCGCTGGCCAACGCCTACGACATCGTCTGCAATGGCAACGAGATCGGCGGCGGGTCGATTCGTATCCACCGCCGCGATGTGCA contains the following coding sequences:
- the aspS gene encoding aspartate--tRNA ligase, which encodes MLRSHAAGSLRASDAGQTVTLAGWVSTRRDHGGVIFIDLRDSSGVSQVVFHDAEVLAQAHRLRAEFCVAVEGVVGIRPEGNANAEIPTGDIEVNATALTVLGESAPLPFQLDEQPGEEARLKYRYLDMRRQGGPGDAIRLRSKVNAAARSVLAAHDFVEIETPTLTRSTPEGARDFLVPARLQPGSFYALPQSPQLFKQLLMVAGMERYYQIARCYRDEDFRADRQPEFTQLDMEMSFVDADDVIAVSEEVLRAVWSTIGYDLPTPIPRMCYDEAMGRFGTDKPDLRFAVELVECTEYFKDTPFRVFQAPYVGAVVMAGGASQPRRTLDGWQEFAKQRGHKGLAYVLIGEDGELSGPVAKNLSDTEREGLAAHVGAAPGDCVFFAAGTPKGARALLGATRIEIAKRLDLIDPNAWAFTWIVKWPLFEPADDATAAGDVAVGSGNWTAVHHAFTSPMPESEATFDTDPGSALANAYDIVCNGNEIGGGSIRIHRRDVQERVFAMMGIDHDEAREKFGFLLDAFTFGAPPHGGIAFGWDRIVALLAGVDSIREVIAFPKSGGGVDPLTDAPAPITAAQRKESGIDFKPEKLDKP